In Candidatus Cloacimonadota bacterium, the genomic stretch ACACATAAAAGAAAAATTGATAATAATATTAAGCACAATCCTTGAAACAGAAAATAAGGATATAAAAGACTTCTTTTTAATAACTTTTGCTCAGATATTAAAATCTTGTTCTATTTGGTTACAAAAAAGCGTAAAACCAACAAGAGATTTTAATAAAAAGGAAATTGACCCACTTTATAAATTTGAGTGGCAAGCAAAAAGAATGGTAAAGAAATTTAAAGACTTTGATAATTTATTAGATGACAATATTAAAAACAATATTTCAAACTATCGAATAATAAAAAACAATGATGCAAGAGATTTGCCTTGTGAAGATAATAAAGCTTCATTGATTGTTACCAGTCCGCCTTATGTTACTTCCTACGAATATGCAGATTTACATCAGTTATCTTTATTATGGTTTGGTTATTTAAATGAGCTATCTGATTTTAGGAAAAAATTTATTGGGAGTTCTGCTCGTGAACGAGAAAAGATAAACCTTTTAAGTAAAACAGCAGATAATGTTATTGCACAATTAGGTAATAATAAAAAATCAATAGAAGTTGAAAATTACTTTGCGGATATGTTGGAAAGTTTTATTGAAATGAAAAGAGTTTTAAAAATTGGAGGAAAAGCAGCTATTGTTATAGGAAATACAAAATTAAAAGGAGTAGATATTTTAAATGCCGAAGTTTTTAAAGAACAGTTTGAGAATATTGGTTTTAAAACTTATAAAATCATTCACAGAGAAATCCCCTCTAAAATGTTGCCTTCAACACGAGACCCCAAAACTGGCAGGTTCACAAAAGCAACAAATAATAAAAAAACACTTGCGTACCCAACAGAATACATATTAATAATGGAGAAAATTTAATTATGGCAAAATTTACAATTGATAACTTGTATTTGATTTACAACGAGTATAAGAAAAAATACAAAAGAAATGCTTATAAATATGTGAGCCAAGTATTGACTGATGCTAAACCATTGCATAAAAAGAGTTTTACTGGAAATGACCATGAACAATCATGGAGAGCTTTTAAAGGCAAAAATCTTGAGAAGCTGATTGTTTATATCATTGAAAGTGAAGTAAGTGATTTAGGTTTAAAAATAGTTGATGGTAATAAACTTGAAAGAACCAAAGAAACAAATTTATCAGAAGAATTATCGAATATTAAAAGAAACTTATTGATAGATTATGGAGAATTTGGTTACCATTTACCAGATGTTGATATTATTATTTATGAACCAAAATCATATAAAGTTATTGCCGTTTTATCAAGCAAAATAACCTTGCGAGAAAGAATAGCACAAAGTGGATATTGGAAACTTAAATTATCCTCTCAAAAGC encodes the following:
- a CDS encoding DNA methyltransferase, with the translated sequence MIETKETELNKIPIEHDWSFADKTRKDTSYITHGFYTYPAKFIPQLSERIINEFSTKNDIVIDPFMGSGTTVVEAIVNHRIGIGIDINEIAVLLSKVKSTPINYNLLLNEFSNLIFKLQQKLNGSFEKELKNAKKQFSLNERIDYWFKPHIKEKLIIILSTILETENKDIKDFFLITFAQILKSCSIWLQKSVKPTRDFNKKEIDPLYKFEWQAKRMVKKFKDFDNLLDDNIKNNISNYRIIKNNDARDLPCEDNKASLIVTSPPYVTSYEYADLHQLSLLWFGYLNELSDFRKKFIGSSAREREKINLLSKTADNVIAQLGNNKKSIEVENYFADMLESFIEMKRVLKIGGKAAIVIGNTKLKGVDILNAEVFKEQFENIGFKTYKIIHREIPSKMLPSTRDPKTGRFTKATNNKKTLAYPTEYILIMEKI
- a CDS encoding BsaWI family type II restriction enzyme encodes the protein MAKFTIDNLYLIYNEYKKKYKRNAYKYVSQVLTDAKPLHKKSFTGNDHEQSWRAFKGKNLEKLIVYIIESEVSDLGLKIVDGNKLERTKETNLSEELSNIKRNLLIDYGEFGYHLPDVDIIIYEPKSYKVIAVLSSKITLRERIAQSGYWKLKLSSQKLTKHIRVYFVTPDEDGTLTFKTPAKKGRAIVEVDLDGSYVLSETEIEESNKVKPFEKFIDDLVKFLEK